A genomic segment from Gracilinanus agilis isolate LMUSP501 chromosome 1, AgileGrace, whole genome shotgun sequence encodes:
- the PLPPR2 gene encoding phospholipid phosphatase-related protein type 2 isoform X2, whose translation MASGRPELKRSFSIIPCFIFVEGFFCYDSAYAKPYPGPEAASRVPPALIYPLVTAGPAITILLGELARAFFPAPTSTVPALREKTIVCGDCCRFSPALRRLVRFLGVYSFGLFTTSIFANAGQVVTGNPTPHFLSVCHPNYTALGCPPPATDKPGLDRYVTDQGACAAGNPALVAAARRAFPCKDAALCAFAVTYTAMYVTLVFRVKGSRLVKPSLCLALLCPAFLVGVVRVAEYRNHWSDVLAGFLTGAAIATFLVTCVVNKFQNRVPLNPRAFRWEGLGPVPAIENPLEKLNSAQEPKTTAPPLQPARLTPPKLQSCTRRGHLIPSCVSSRAPPMCSSPRVPRARVRSEPTLPAMVPGPSQGPPPSPGPSVAGGGGGGGGRGRKLLLPTPLLRDLYTLSGLYPSPFHRDSFSPYLFASRDHLL comes from the exons ATGGCGAGTGGGCGGCCAGAGCTGAAGAGGAGTTTCTCCATAATACCCTGCTTCATCTTTGTGGAG GGCTTCTTCTGCTATGACAGCGCCTATGCCAAGCCCTACCCGGGGCCTGAGGCTGCTAGCCGTGTCCCACCAGCCCTGATCTACCCCCTGGTCACTGCGGGGCCTGCCATCACG ATACTACTTGGAGAGCTTGCTCGAGCCTTCTTCCCAGCGCCCACCTCAACTGTGCCAGCCCTGAGGGAGAAGACTATCGTGTGTGGGGACTGCTGCCGCTTCAGCCCAGCCCTCAGAAGGCTGGTCCGCTTCCTGG gtGTATACTCCTTTGGCCTCTTCACCACATCCATCTTTGCCAATGCTGGACAAGTGGTAACAGGGAATCCTACcccacacttcctgtctgtctgcCACCCCAATTATACGGCTCTGGGCTGCCCACCACCAGCCACAGACAAGCCTGGACTGGACCGGTATGTCACAGACCAAGGGGCCTGTGCGGCCGGCAACCCTGCCTTGGTTGCAGCTGCCCGACGTGCCTTCCCCTGCAAGGATGCAGCCCTGTGTGCATTTGCAGTCACCTATACGGCG ATGTACGTCACACTGGTATTCAGAGTCAAGGGTTCCCGGCTGGTGAAGCCCTCGCTCTGCCTTGCCCTCCTCTGCCCAGCCTTCCTGGTGGGGGTAGTCCGTGTGGCTGAGTATCGGAACCACTGGTCAGATGTGCTGGCTGGATTCCTGACTGGGGCAGCTATTGCCACCTTCCTG GTCACTTGTGTTGTGAACAAGTTCCAGAACCGAGTGCCCCTAAACCCAAGAGCATTCAGATGGGAGGGTCTGGGCCCAGTGCCTGCCATTGAGAATCCCCTTGAAAAGTTAAATTCAGCCCAG GAGCCCAAGACCACTGCACCCCCGCTGCAGCCTGCCCGCCTCACCCCACCCA AATTGCAGAGCTGTACCCGTCGGGGCCACCTGATCCCCAGCTGCGTGTCTTCCCGGGCCCCCCCGATGTGTTCTTCCCCACGTGTCCCCCGCGCTCGAGTGAGGTCTGAGCCAACATTGCCTGCCATGGTCCCTGGGCCCAGCCAGGGCCCCCCACCATCCCCTGGACCATCAGTGGccggtgggggtgggggtgggggaggccgGGGCCGGAAGTTGCTGCTGCCCACTCCTCTGCTGCGGGACCTCTACACCCTCAGTGGACTCTACCCTTCCCCCTTTCATCGGGACAGCTTCAGTCCCTACCTGTTTGCTAGCCGGGACCACCTGCTGTGA
- the PLPPR2 gene encoding phospholipid phosphatase-related protein type 2 isoform X1 has translation MASGRPELKRSFSIIPCFIFVESVLLGAVVLLAYRLEYTDTFPVHMQGFFCYDSAYAKPYPGPEAASRVPPALIYPLVTAGPAITILLGELARAFFPAPTSTVPALREKTIVCGDCCRFSPALRRLVRFLGVYSFGLFTTSIFANAGQVVTGNPTPHFLSVCHPNYTALGCPPPATDKPGLDRYVTDQGACAAGNPALVAAARRAFPCKDAALCAFAVTYTAMYVTLVFRVKGSRLVKPSLCLALLCPAFLVGVVRVAEYRNHWSDVLAGFLTGAAIATFLVTCVVNKFQNRVPLNPRAFRWEGLGPVPAIENPLEKLNSAQEPKTTAPPLQPARLTPPKLQSCTRRGHLIPSCVSSRAPPMCSSPRVPRARVRSEPTLPAMVPGPSQGPPPSPGPSVAGGGGGGGGRGRKLLLPTPLLRDLYTLSGLYPSPFHRDSFSPYLFASRDHLL, from the exons ATGGCGAGTGGGCGGCCAGAGCTGAAGAGGAGTTTCTCCATAATACCCTGCTTCATCTTTGTGGAG TCAGTACTTCTGGGTGCCGTGGTGCTTCTCGCCTATCGCCTGGAATACACAGACACATTCCCAGTGCACATGCAGGGCTTCTTCTGCTATGACAGCGCCTATGCCAAGCCCTACCCGGGGCCTGAGGCTGCTAGCCGTGTCCCACCAGCCCTGATCTACCCCCTGGTCACTGCGGGGCCTGCCATCACG ATACTACTTGGAGAGCTTGCTCGAGCCTTCTTCCCAGCGCCCACCTCAACTGTGCCAGCCCTGAGGGAGAAGACTATCGTGTGTGGGGACTGCTGCCGCTTCAGCCCAGCCCTCAGAAGGCTGGTCCGCTTCCTGG gtGTATACTCCTTTGGCCTCTTCACCACATCCATCTTTGCCAATGCTGGACAAGTGGTAACAGGGAATCCTACcccacacttcctgtctgtctgcCACCCCAATTATACGGCTCTGGGCTGCCCACCACCAGCCACAGACAAGCCTGGACTGGACCGGTATGTCACAGACCAAGGGGCCTGTGCGGCCGGCAACCCTGCCTTGGTTGCAGCTGCCCGACGTGCCTTCCCCTGCAAGGATGCAGCCCTGTGTGCATTTGCAGTCACCTATACGGCG ATGTACGTCACACTGGTATTCAGAGTCAAGGGTTCCCGGCTGGTGAAGCCCTCGCTCTGCCTTGCCCTCCTCTGCCCAGCCTTCCTGGTGGGGGTAGTCCGTGTGGCTGAGTATCGGAACCACTGGTCAGATGTGCTGGCTGGATTCCTGACTGGGGCAGCTATTGCCACCTTCCTG GTCACTTGTGTTGTGAACAAGTTCCAGAACCGAGTGCCCCTAAACCCAAGAGCATTCAGATGGGAGGGTCTGGGCCCAGTGCCTGCCATTGAGAATCCCCTTGAAAAGTTAAATTCAGCCCAG GAGCCCAAGACCACTGCACCCCCGCTGCAGCCTGCCCGCCTCACCCCACCCA AATTGCAGAGCTGTACCCGTCGGGGCCACCTGATCCCCAGCTGCGTGTCTTCCCGGGCCCCCCCGATGTGTTCTTCCCCACGTGTCCCCCGCGCTCGAGTGAGGTCTGAGCCAACATTGCCTGCCATGGTCCCTGGGCCCAGCCAGGGCCCCCCACCATCCCCTGGACCATCAGTGGccggtgggggtgggggtgggggaggccgGGGCCGGAAGTTGCTGCTGCCCACTCCTCTGCTGCGGGACCTCTACACCCTCAGTGGACTCTACCCTTCCCCCTTTCATCGGGACAGCTTCAGTCCCTACCTGTTTGCTAGCCGGGACCACCTGCTGTGA